In the genome of Blastocatellia bacterium, the window AATTCCTCACCAAATCGCTGGTCACCGTAGAGACGCTCACGCTCGCAATGAACGAATTGTTGCAACACAGGCTCGCGGAGGTAACTGCATGACGTCCCATGTGGAACAAATCTTCCGGCAAGAAATGCTCAAGCTGCGCTCTCAATACATTCAGCATAGTCTCAGTCAACTGCAGACCGTGCGCTCGGTGCTGCAACGCTGGGACCAACCGCTGCTTGACATGGAAGAACTCACTCAACTGATGGTCATCGCTCACAAACTGCGTGGCTCAGGAAAAACCTACGACTTGCCAGAAGTGACCAGTTGGGCTGGATTGCTGGAGAGCGATTTGAAGACGGTGCTGGACAATCCCCAACGACTCACACCGGAGCGCCGTCGCACGCTCTTGTCCATCGTGACGCGCTTGCACTCAATCATGAGCGCAGCAGCTCGTCAGGATCGAGAAGAGAGGATCGAGTCTTGAGGTAAAAATTCCCTTGCTCCGACTTGACCCTCAGGACTCGCTCCTCTCTTGTCGTTCCTGCTGAACAATGAGCTGTCCTCACATGAGCTCACAACAAGCGCAGACGCATGCAGACTGCCGAGCGGCAACAATTCGCCCGGAATTCCCACGAATCAGCCACCGGCGAAGCAACCGACTCACGTGGCACTGTCTGAAAACCAAATTTGGCGGCCAGTGGCGCGACGGTGTTGGTCAAGATCACTGCTTCGCGGGCGCCTCGCTCACGTGCGCGCGCGATGATGCGTTCAATCAACATGCGGCCAAGCCCACGCCCACGATAATCAGGATGAACGGCCAGGGAGCGCAATAAACATGACTCGCCATACTGTTCCATCCCGATACACCCGATTACTTGCTCATCTGCTCGCGCTACCAAGAACAGCCGGATGTGCAGTTGCACCTCGGCGCTCGGCAGCCCAACCTGCTCCAACAGCGACTGAATCGGCGCAAGGTCTGACGCGCTGGCCACCTCAATGGCAACGTTGTGCCCAACCGATTGAGTCATGAGTATTCGCCTTCAGTTCTCATCGTGTCGTGGCTTTCGCGCCGAGATGCGCGCGCTCCAAACGTTCCCGATAAGACGGTCCCGATAACGATTCCAGAGCAACTGCGCATCGCTGTTGTCACTGTGGTTCATACTGGCCAGGAAACCCGCCAGTTGCTCTTCGGTGTAAACCATTCGCGCGGTCACGGCCACGTCAATCAAGCCAGCGTCTCGCATGGCCTGCAAGTACTCTGACTCCTTGATCGCCCCGGCGACACAGCCGACCAGCGCATCAACGCTTTGAACGATTTCATCAGGCAAGTCATCGCCCAGCACGATGTCCGAAATAGAGACGCGCCCGCCCGGCACGAGCACACGAACGACCTCGCTGAACACGCGCCGCTTGTCCGGCGCCAGATTGATCACGCAGTTGGAAATCACCCAATCCACGCTCTCATCTTCGACGGGCATCTGTTCGGCATCGCCTAACCGAAATTCAACGTTAGTCGCGCCCGCAGCGCGCGCGTTCTCTCGCGCCCGCGCGGTCATGGCCGGCGTCATATCAAGCCCGATGACGCGACCCGTCGGCCCGACTTTCTCCGACGCCAACAAACAGTCAATACCGGCTCCTGAACCAATATCCAACACAACCTGCCCCGCCTTGAGCTCCGCAAACGAGAGCGGATTGCCGCACCCAAATGCTGAGACCACTGCCCCGTCAGGCAGCATCCGCAATTCTTCTGCGGCGTATCCCACAACGCTGGCCAGCTCGGTCCGCTTCCGTTCCAGCGTGATGGGAACCGGCGTAGTCGAACCGGTCGAAGCGCAACACGAGCTTGCATCAAGAAGTTTCGTATACCCTTCCCGGACGGCTTGCTTGATTTCATCAGGTGTCAACGTCCGATTCATAAATCCTCCATGTTATTTCGATTTCTTGCGAATCTTCATCAATGAGGTTGGCGTCGAGCCGGCAGCGAGCTTGGTTTGCCGCCACTGGTCTACCGCCTTGCACAGCTCGCGCAAGGCCGAGAGCAACGCCGCGCGCTCTGCCGGTTTGATCTTTCTCAGAATCTCTTTCTCTGTCGCCAGAATCTCGCCCTGAATCTGACCGAGCAACGTCCGACCAGCGGGCGTCAATTCCACCCAACAGAGTCGCCGATCATGCGCGTCCACATCCCGATGCACTAATGCCTTCGCGACCAGTTGATCCACGATTCGTGTCATTGTGCTAACCGTCAGATGAAGCTGCCCGGCCAGCTCGCCCATCGTCATGCGTCCACGCTCGCCGATTGCCTCCAGCGCGTAACATTGCGAGACTGACACCCCGTGACAACAAATCTCGTTCCGGTCACGAAATTGATACTTCTTCACCAACTCGCTGACGACTTGATGGAGCGCTCGCGCTTGTTGTTCTAATGTTTGGCTCATTACTATGTCATCCTGATATTTGTAGGCTACAAGTATTGACGGATGCAACTGACGTGTCAAGTCGTTCTTGTTTCCCAAAGAGAACATCGTCAGCGGCGCCCGTCACCACCGCGATGCTGGCTAACAAAACAATGCTCGTCATGGTAAAGCGAGCCACATTCGCGCTCGCGAACCTGGAAAAATACGTCATCTCTTGCTTTGTGCGTCGCTGCTGAGTCATGCTTTTCGCTCGTTTTCCACATCAACGCTAACGGTAGACAGAAATGGTATGGCTCAATCTGCACAATCCATAGATTCGTCGCCTGGCCTGAGAAGGGCAGACCCGTTTTTTTCTGACCGCGCAACGCCAGCCACAACGGGAATACACAATCGCTGGTCCGACATACGCTACCAATGGCAACGGACTCATCCGGCGACAATCAGCAAGGAACACCTCTTGTGTTGTGAGTCGTCGGTCAGAAGCAGCATTCAAACATCGAGTAACGATTGGTGGCATTCGGTCGGCATCACGGTTGGCCATGTGATTCTCTTGTTGTGCCTCTTGCTCTGCTTGAACACAACAGTGCACGCGCAACGGCAGCCAAGGAAACCGGCCACACCAGCCCCAACATCGCCGCCGCCCGATGCAAAACAGACAATTCAACGAGTCGCTCAAGCCTGGGCGAGCAACGATGCAGAGAGCTTGCGTCGGACTTGCTCAGACGGCCTGATTGTCATCGAAGCGGGACGACGCATAGAAACGCTTCCGACCGTGCTGGAATATCTAGAGGTGAATTTTAAGAATTTTCCCAGCATGGAACTGAAGCTGGATCGTCTCCAGACGCATGTGACAGGCACAACGGCATGGGCATACGCTGAGACCCAACAAACAATGCGCACGGCGCACGGTCTGAGCTTGCGATTGACCGGTCATTCGTTTTACATCCTCCAGCGGCAACGTCAGGACTGGAAGGTGACGCTGATCAATTTCGATCTGAAACAGGCGCCGGCTCCCGGCAGCACAACCACTTCGTCTGCGCCGAGCGTGGAGGGCGCTTGGATGCTCGTGGCGACCAAAAACCTGACCAGCGGTCAAACACCCTCGTTGGCTGCGACGATGACGTTCACAGATCATCGCTTCTGTTATATCGTCACAGCGACCGACCGCCGTCAACCGAAGAACAAGCGCCTGCCCGATTACTCGCAGAAAGAGTTCAAAGAATTGTTGCGCGAGGTTGACGCTGCTGCCGGCACATATCGCCACGAGGGTAATAAACTGATCCTCACGTTCGGACACACACTGATGCCACAGCAAACCGGTCAAGAGCTGGTTCTGGAGAATGTTCAGGTGACAGCCGACCGCCTGAGCTTTGAAATAATCACTCCCGAAGGTCGTGTTCAGCGCGTCTGGCGACGGGTTGATTGAGGCAATCGCCACATTGGCTGCCACATTCATCATGCTCGCAGATGTTCCAGCGCCTAGCTTCCTTCTGACGAGGGCTTGGCGAGGCCACGGATTGCGACGCAACCAAACGGCAGAGGATGAAGCCGCGCCGGCCTGACACACCACTGCATCCTCCACAGGGCACTGTATCCGCCGATCATTCTCATCCTCCATCACTCACCTCCGCTCGCTGCAATGAGGGAACAGCTACTGAACCTTTGAAGCTGAATCGTATGTTTCAAGACTGAATCAAATGTTGCCGTCATCTTAGCTGGCCGATCAGGCTTGCGCTGCTACCTCGACGCGGTTAACCGGCTACTTGCCCACAATTAACATGACGATCTCAGCACATGGGCTTACTTGCTGCAATTGACCTGAACGGCACAGAAATTGCTCACGCTTTAAGTTCACAAGCACTCTCAGTGCGTGGTACGGGGTGGGTCTCAGTAACGCAAGAGATAGTTCATTGTCTCAGCGCAATAGAAATTAGCCTGAGCTTGTTGGAGAGCATCGCATGGACGAAGATAACCGCTCATACAATGAATCCGAGGAATCTGGTGAGGGTCTTGGCAATTCGAGAAAGGAAACCCAACGGGGAAACCTTTTGGACTTCACTACTGAGGTTGGCATCAACTATGATGGCCATCCAGGCTCTTCAGAACCGTTGAACCAGGAGGCGGTCAGTTTGCCATGGCCTGAAGAATGGTGGTTGGCGATGCCGCCTGAGCTAGAATCGCAGCCGGCGCTGGACGTTGCGCATTCAGTCAGTGATAACGGGTCGAACCAAAACGCTTATGATGAAGTTCAACGACGCTTGCAGGAGCGGGTCAATGAACTGACAAATTTGATGCAGGTTGCCCATCGCACTCACCAGCAAAGCCAGCAGCGAGCGCACGAACGTATCGGCCAACTTCAACAAGTCATCCACCGGTTGCGACAATCGCTTGAGCACATGCAGCAACAGGCTGACGAAGCGCAGCAGCAGGCCGCCGCGCGCATTCGGGCGCTGACCGACCAGATCAACGCGCTACAACGAGACTATCAGCAGTTGCAGCAGCAAAGCGAAGAAGACCGACGTCAGGCTGACGCGCGTATTCAGCAACTGAGCGATGAGATCAACGCGCTGCAACAGGCCGTAGCTGAAGCCCAACACCATGCCTTTGAACTGCAACGTCAATCTGAAGAGCGCATCGCCGAATTGACGACCATCAACGAGTCGCTCCGTTGCGCTCATGACGAAGCCCAGCAGCAGGCCGCCGCGCGTATTCAGGCGCTGACCGACGAGATCAACGCGCTACAACAAGACTACCAGCAGTTGCAGCAACAGGCTGACGAAGCCCAGCAGCAGGCCGCCGCGCGCGTTCAGGCGCTGACCGACCAGATCAACGCGCTACAACAAGACTACCAGCAGTTGCAGCAGCAAAGCGAAGAAGACCGACGTCAGGCTGACGCGCGCATCCTCGAATTGACCCAGATGGTCAACTCATTGCAACAATCGCGCGACGAGATTCAACACCACGCTGAAGAAGCGCAACGGCACGCCGATGAATATATCAATCAATTGACCAACGCGATCAAAACCCTGCGCCACGTTCACGAGCAAGCTGAGCAGCAGGCTGCCGCGCGTATTCAGGCGCTGAGCGATGAGATCAACGCGCTGCAACGGGCCGTCGCTGACGCTCAACAGCACGCCACTGAACTGCAACGTCAATCTGAAGAGCGCATCGCCGAACTCACGGCCATCAATGAGTCGCTCCGTTGCGCTCATGACGAAGCGCAGCAGCAGGCCGCCGCGCGCATTCAGGAATTGACGACGGCTAACGAAACACTCCAGCGCGCGCAAGCTCACGCAGCCCGCCAAGCCCAACAGCGCATCAACAATCTAATCATCTCCAATGAGGCGCTTCGGCAAGCTGAACAACAGGCGCAGACACAGATTCTGGAATTAAATGAGCGGTTGCAGGCGCTCAAACAAACTTATGAGGAAGCGCAACGCCAATGGCAAGATGCTCGACAACAGATGCAGGCTGAGATTGATCAATGGATCGCAGGCTATGAATCGCTTCAACAAGCGCATCAAGCCAGCGAACAGGCCTTCCAGCAACAGATCAACGATCTCAGGGCTAATAGCGCCACGCTCCAGCAAGTTCATGCGGAGGCCCAGTGGCAGGCGCAAAAACGCATCGAGGAGTTGCTCGCTGAAAATCAGTCGCTCGCACAGGCGCGCGATCAAGCCCAACAGCAGTGGCAGGCACAACGTGACGAACTCGCCCAGACTGTTGAGATACTTCGCCGCGCCTTGGATGACGCTGAGCAGGATCATCAACGTCGTCTGAGCGAATTGACCGAGATGCTTGACGCGCACAAGCAAGAGCGTGATGAGGCTCGCCAACAAGCCGAAGCATCCCAGCAGCAAGCGCAGGCGCAGATAGCCGAGCTTCATCAGACCATAGCCTCACTGCGCCACGCCCATGAAGAGACAGAGCGGCGATTGCAGGCGCGCATTGACGAGCTGGAAGCGCAGAACGAAACTTTGAGTCCCGCACGTGACGAGCATCAACAACAAGCTGAGGACCGACTGGCTCAGTTGCTGGCCGAAAACGAAGCATTGCGTGTCGCTCGTGATCAGGTTGAGCAGCAATCGCAAGCAGAGGTCGCAACACTGAAAGAGATGATTGCTTCGCTCCATCAAATGTGTCGCAAGTTGCAGCAGCAAGCCGAGGAGGCGACGCTTCCCTTGCACAAGCGCATCCAGGAATTGACGACGCTTCATCAGATGTTGAGTCAGGACCGTGATCACGCTGAGCAACAATGGCAGGCAGAGATCGCTCAGTTGAAACAAACCATCGAAACGCTTCAACACGAGCAGGCTGCGTCGCAGCAACGCATTGAGCAGTTAACGGCGGCCAATGAATCGCTCTCACGCGAGCTGGAAGCGGCGCGCCAACAGGCTCCATCGGCGGCCGATGAGCCCGCCGCTCAGACCAGCGGCGAGCTCGAGCGAATCAACCTCGCAGCGCAGGGGCGCATCAATGAACTGCTCAACACGATTAAGACAACCCGGCGCTCGTATGAAGAAGCCGAACGGCGCGCCCAGGAACGAATCAGCGAGTTGACATTGGCCAACGAAATGCTGCGTCGCGAGCGTGAGCGCATCGAGCGGGAGTCGCAGCAACGAATTGCTGAGCTCAATGAAATCATTGAGTGCCTGCGAGCCGCCCAACCCAGTTCATAGTCACCGTTAATAATCACTGCTATGCGCAGACCTGCCCTCTCTAAGCACCAACTTCATCGGCGACAGATGAGGTTCAGCTCTGTTGGCATGACGTCGGATGCGTGATCACAAGTGAACAAAACGTTTCAGCTCTGAAGCAATCATTGCGCCTTGCCGTGTTGGTTCCTTGCTCCACGCTCACTCAGTCTCCTCAAACCGCCGTCAACTTATGCTCTCCTCAGAAAAAGTGGCACAGGCATTCCTGCCTGTGGCGTTTTCATCGTTTCTGGGCGTCGTCCACACAACATGAACAACTCCTCAGAAAAAGTGGCACAGGCATTCCTGCCTGTGGCGTTTTCATCGTTTCTGGGCGTCGTCCAGACCACATGAACAACTCCTCAAGAGATTTAACGGGTCTCCACCCAATAGCTCACAATCGCTCAACACATCGTCAATCGGCACACCAGTTGCATTGTTTCCGAGGGTCTCACATCAATATGGAGTCAAGGTGTCTTATGCCTCCTCTAGTCAAGAAAACCGCAATCACAGGATGGATCAGGCTGTTTGGGTTGACCGCCATCTGTAGCTTGCTCATGGCGACGACAAGCTGGGCGCAGACGCTGCGCAATGATCCCAGGGATCTAGCAGACCTGAATCTAGAAGACCTGATGAAGATCGAAGTGCAAGCCGTCTACGGCGCGTCCAAATTCTTACAAAAAGTGACCGAAGCGCCCTCTTCGGTGACCATCATCACAGCAGACGAGATTCAACGCTACGGCTATCGGACGCTGGCCGATCTGTTGCGCAGCGTAGCCGGATTTTACGTCACCTATGATCGCAACTATAGCTATGTCGGTGTGCGCGGCTTTGGCCGGCCCGGTGATTACAACAGTCGCATCCTCGTGCTCATTGACGGACATCGCATCAACGATAACCTCTACGACAGCGGCTTTGTGGCAACAGAATTTGGAGTGGATGTAGACCTGATCGAGCGTGTTGAGATTATTCGCGGTCCGAGTTCGTCGCTTTACGGCACCAATGCTTTCTTCGCTGTCATCAATGTGATCACCAAGCGGGCTGAGCAGGTCCGCGGGCTTGAGCTCTCGGCAGAGCGGATGAGCTTTGATACGTACAAAGGCCGGATCAGTTATGGTCGTCAGTTCAATAAGGGACTCGACCTCCTGCTGTCCGGTTCGTTCTATGATGCGGCTGGACCCCGGCAACTCTTCTTTGAAGAATTTGCCGACGAGGCCACCAATCATGGTATCGCTCAACAGCTCGACGACGAGCAATACGGTAGCTTCTTTGCCAATCTGCGGGTGAAAGACGTATCTGTGCAGGGGCTATTTCATAGCCGCAAAAAGGGTATTCCCACCGCCTCGTTCGGCACGGTCTTCAATGATCCACGCATGCGCACGAAAGACGAGCGCAACTATGTGGACGTGAAATACGCTCGTCAGCTTGGTCAGCACTGGAGCCTCAGCGGACGAGTCTATTACGACCGCTATTTTTACAAGGGCACCTACGTTTACGATTATTCCGAAGATGAGAGGCCATTTCTGGTCGCCACCCGAGATTACGCGCATGGCCAGTGGTGGGGCGTTGAGGCGCAAGCGTCCAGACTCGTACTGAATAAACATAGGATCACCGGCGGCTTTGAATATCGCGATAATTTCAAACAGGCTCAAGGCGTCTACGATAGTGACCCATTCGTTGAGCATTCCAAAATTCGGAGCCGTTCTGATATCCAGGCGTTCTTCATTCAAGATGAATTCACCGTCGGCGCGAAACTCCGACTCAATCTGGGCGTGCGTCACGATCACTATGATACGTTTGGCGGCACAACTAATCCGCGACTGGCATTGATCTACAGCCCGTTGAAAAAGACGACGTTTAAGGCTCTCTATGGTCAAGCCTTCCGCGCCCCGAACGTGTTCGAGATGTTTTATCAGGGAGCTGGCAATAAGGCTAATCCGCATCTTCGGCCAGAAGAAATCAACATGACGGAGCTTGTCTGGGAGCAATACGCCGGTGACCACCTGCGTCTGTCTGCCTCCGGCTACTACTACACGCTGAGCAACCTGATCAATCAGGAAGTGGACCCGGCGGACGGCCAAATTTTCTATAACAATGTGGATCGGGTCAAAGCCAAGGGAGTGGAGCTGGAATTGGAAACGAAGTTGCCCATTGGTCTGGAAGGCCGCGTCAGCTACGCTGTTCAGCAAGTGCGCAGCCAAGTCACTAACGACGTTCTCACCAATTCACCCAAGCACCTAGGTAAGCTCAATCTGAGCGCGCCGCTGGTCCGCAACAAGCTGCTGGTGGGGTTTGAAGGGCAGTACATGAGCCGGCGGCGCACGGTGCAGGGTGGCGAAGCGAAATCCTTTTTCATCTCCAATCTCAATCTACTGGCTGTGCGGCTGGCCAAACGACTAGATGTATCGTTGGGCGTCTACAACCTATTGAACACACGCTATGGCGATCCGGGCTCGGAAGAGCACCGGCAGAATGTGATCTGGCAGGACGGTCGAACGTATCGCGTGAAGCTGACCTATCGGTTTTCGCGCGATTGATCGCGCCGGATTGAGGCGGAGCAAGAAACATCATGACACACTGGCAGCGCTTGTCGTGCGGGACAAATCGAGCCGAATTGCCAGCCAGCTTGTCCATCTCCGTTGGCAGCCCCGCGCCGAATCCGCGATGTCACATCAACGGCTGGGTGTGTCTCTGCGGCGTGCTCTTGCTCTACGTGGTGCTGACGATGCTGCCATACGCGTGGGCGCAATCAGGGACGCCCAGCGAATACGAAGTCAAAGCCGCCTTCTTATTCAATTTTGCCAAGTTCATCGAATGGCCGGCGCAACATTTGCCGCATGCGGGTTCACCGATCCTTATCGGCATCCTTGGTGAAGACCCCTTTGATGACGTGCTCGACCGAGTGATCAAAGGTAAATCCATTGACGGACGACCGGTGCTGATCAAACGGGCCAAGACAGTCGAGCCGTTGCGGTCTTGCCACATTGTGTTTGTCAGTCGGTCTGAAAGAAAGCGGCTCTCACAGATTACGGGCGCGCTGGCCGAAGCCGGTGTTGTCACAGTCAGCGACATGGAGCAGTTTCTCGAACACGGTGGCATCATCAATTTCGTTATCGAGAATAATCGAGTGCGGTTTGACATTAACAAACGGATGGCCGACCGCGCGGGCCTCAAAATCAGTTCCAAACTGCTCGTCCTGGCCAAGTCAGTGATGAATTAACACCGAGCCACAAAATTGGAGACGCAGCTTATGCGTGGATTCAGCAGTCGTTCCATCAAAACGAAGTTGACTACGGTCATTATGGTGACCAGCAGCATCGCCCTGTTGTTGGCGTGCAGCAGTTTTCTCATCTATGAGCTGATCTCATTCAAGCGAGCGATGCAACGTGATCTGGCTGCGTTGGCCAACATGATTGCCACCAACAGCACGGCGGCGCTCACCTTCAACGATGAGCAAGCTGCCAACGAAGTCCTCAGCGCGCTGTGGGCGAAGCCTCATATCACCGCTGCCTGCATCTACGATAAGAACGGTCTGCCCTTTGCCAGCTATCGCCGCCCGCATCAGGCGCAGGCTGCCTGGCCACCCAGGCCAGAGGCTGATGGATATACGTTCGAGAACGAGCAGCTCATCCAGTTTCATACCATCATGCTCAACGGCGAAAAAATCGGCACGATCTACTTGGCTTCAGAGCTGGCCGAGTTCGATGCGCGGCTGACCCGCTACGGCTTGATCGTGCTCGTCATCATGTGCATATCTGGCCTTGCCGCATTTCTGGTATCAGCACGTCTACAGCGTCTCATCTCCCGGCCGATTCTGCATCTGGCGCGAACGGCTCAGATGATCTCCGCCGAAAAGAACTACGCGCTGCGCGCTGAGAAGCAAAGCGACGACGAAATTGGTCTGTTGATCGGCGCCTTCAATGAGATGCTCGAACAAATTCAGCAACGTGACCAACGGCTGCTGCAACAACATCAGTACCTGGAGACGGCCAACTTGCAACTGGCGGCGGCCACACGCAAGGCCGAAGAAGCCACGCGTGCCAAGAGTGCCTTCCTGGCCAATATGAGCCATGAAATCCGCACGCCGATGAACGGCATCATCGGCATGACTGAATTGTTGCTGCATACGTCACTGTCGCCCGAACAGCACGAGTATGCCACCGTAGTCAAATCGTCAGCCAATTCCCTGCTCTCCCTGATTAACGACATCCTGGACTTCTCCAAGATTGAAGCGGGCAAGCTCGACCTGGATCAGACGCCGTTCAACCTCGAGCAGACGATTCGGGATGCCGCGCGGGCGCTGGCCTTGCGCGCCCATCAAAAGGGGTTGGAACTGGCCGTGCACATCGCGCCGGATACGCCCACATGGGTTGTTGGCGACGCTGGACGACTGCGCCAGATTTTGAACAATCTCATCGGCAATGCCATTAAATTCACCGATCAAGGCGAGGTTGTCCTCCACGTCAACGTGGAAGACTGGCCAGACGATGAGGTCTGCTTGCACTTTGCTGTCCGTGATACCGGCATCGGCATTGCCAAGAACAAACAGCAACTAATCTTCGAGGCATTCGCTCAAGCTGATATGTCCTCAACCCGACGCCATACCGGCACAGGCTTAGGGTTGGCTATCTCCTCACTGCTGGTCAATCTGATGCGTGGCCGCATCTGGGTGGAAAGCGATCTGGGATGTGGCAGCACGTTCCATTTCACAGCCTACTTCGGCGTGGCCAAGCCTGAGACCACGTACACGACGCCGGTCAGCTTCGCGCAGCTTCATAACATGCCGGTGCTCGTCGTGGACGATAATGCCACCAATCGCCGGATACTGCAGGAAACACTGGCAAGCTGGCAGATGAAACCAACGCTGGCCGAAACCGGCCAAGTCGCCATCGAACTGATGAAACAAGCGTATCATGCCGGTCAACGGTTCCCGCTGGTCTTGCTTGATGGTCACATGCCCGACATGGATGGCTTCATGGTGGCCGAGCAAATCAAGCAACATGATGAACTGGCCGATGCCACGATCATGATGCTGACCTCCGACGATCATGCCGGCGACTTGCAACGGTGCCGTCAACTGGGCATCTCGCTCTACCTGATTAAACCCATCACCCAATCCGAATTGCTTGACGCCATCATACAGGCGCTCGGTTCATCCGAGCCTCAAGAGCGCCCAGCGAGCGCCTCGCCAGAGCCGGACTGGGGCCTGAGCCAGCAGCCGCTGCGCATCCTGGTGGCCGAAGATAATCTGGTCAATCAAAAACTGATGCAAAGCCTGCTCACCAAGTGGGGACATACGTGTGTCATTGCGGCCAATGGCCGTGACGCGCTGGCCGCGCTGCACCAGCAGCCATTTGATCTGATCCTCATGGATGTGCAGATGCCCGAAATGAATGGCCTGGAGGCCACCGCTGCCATCCGCGAGCAAGAGAAAACCAACGGCGGCCACATCCCGATCATCGCTTTGACCGCCCACGCTATGAAAGGCGACCGCGAGCGCTGCTTGCAAGCAGGCATGGACAGCTATATTCCCAAACCGATTCAGGCACACGCGCTCTTCCAGATGATTGAAGACGTGGCGCTGCATTCGCGCGCGTTCCCAACTGACGCGGTTGATGTCAGCGCAACGCCCGTCAGCAACATCATCAACACAGATGAAGCGCTCGTCCACAACGATCTCAGCGCAGCGCCCATCAACGACATCATCAACACAGAAGAAGCGCTCGCCCGCGTTGATGGTGACGCGGCGCTGCTAGCCGAGATGGTGGACATCTTCCAAGAAGAATTGCCTGACATGATGCAGGCTCTTGAGTCTGCCATTGCCCAACACGACGGCGAAGCGGCAGCCCGCGCCGCGCATCGGCTCAAAGGCGCAGTGGGCAATTTTTCAGCCCATGCGACGTTCGACGCCGCCCTGCAACTGGAAACGCTCGCGCGCCACAATGACCTGGAGGCAGCAAGCCGTGCCTACAATCATCTCATGAAGGAACTGGAGCGACTCCAGCCCGCTCTGCTGCGCCTGAAGCACTTGCAGACGGAACACGCTTGATCAATTGCATGACGGTGCAGACCACGCCGATGATTATGAGCGCCGGAGAATCAACGATGCGAATCTTAATTGCTGAAGACGACGCAATCTCACGCCATCTCTTGCAATTCACGCTGACCAAGTGGGGTTATGATGTGATCGCATGCGCCGACGGCCCTCAGGCCTGGCATCACTTGCAGCAAGAGGACGCGCCGCCGCTGGCCATCCTGGATTGGATGATGCCCGGCATGGATGGCATCCAGATTTGCCAGAAAGTACGCGAGCGTAGCACAAACCAGCCGATTTACATCATCCTGCTGACCACCAAACGAGATAAG includes:
- a CDS encoding Hpt domain-containing protein gives rise to the protein MTSHVEQIFRQEMLKLRSQYIQHSLSQLQTVRSVLQRWDQPLLDMEELTQLMVIAHKLRGSGKTYDLPEVTSWAGLLESDLKTVLDNPQRLTPERRRTLLSIVTRLHSIMSAAARQDREERIES
- a CDS encoding nuclear transport factor 2 family protein, which encodes MCCESSVRSSIQTSSNDWWHSVGITVGHVILLLCLLLCLNTTVHAQRQPRKPATPAPTSPPPDAKQTIQRVAQAWASNDAESLRRTCSDGLIVIEAGRRIETLPTVLEYLEVNFKNFPSMELKLDRLQTHVTGTTAWAYAETQQTMRTAHGLSLRLTGHSFYILQRQRQDWKVTLINFDLKQAPAPGSTTTSSAPSVEGAWMLVATKNLTSGQTPSLAATMTFTDHRFCYIVTATDRRQPKNKRLPDYSQKEFKELLREVDAAAGTYRHEGNKLILTFGHTLMPQQTGQELVLENVQVTADRLSFEIITPEGRVQRVWRRVD
- a CDS encoding GNAT family N-acetyltransferase; this encodes MTQSVGHNVAIEVASASDLAPIQSLLEQVGLPSAEVQLHIRLFLVARADEQVIGCIGMEQYGESCLLRSLAVHPDYRGRGLGRMLIERIIARARERGAREAVILTNTVAPLAAKFGFQTVPRESVASPVADSWEFRANCCRSAVCMRLRLL
- the arsM gene encoding arsenite methyltransferase, encoding MNRTLTPDEIKQAVREGYTKLLDASSCCASTGSTTPVPITLERKRTELASVVGYAAEELRMLPDGAVVSAFGCGNPLSFAELKAGQVVLDIGSGAGIDCLLASEKVGPTGRVIGLDMTPAMTARARENARAAGATNVEFRLGDAEQMPVEDESVDWVISNCVINLAPDKRRVFSEVVRVLVPGGRVSISDIVLGDDLPDEIVQSVDALVGCVAGAIKESEYLQAMRDAGLIDVAVTARMVYTEEQLAGFLASMNHSDNSDAQLLWNRYRDRLIGNVWSARISARKPRHDEN
- a CDS encoding YfiR family protein; protein product: MTHWQRLSCGTNRAELPASLSISVGSPAPNPRCHINGWVCLCGVLLLYVVLTMLPYAWAQSGTPSEYEVKAAFLFNFAKFIEWPAQHLPHAGSPILIGILGEDPFDDVLDRVIKGKSIDGRPVLIKRAKTVEPLRSCHIVFVSRSERKRLSQITGALAEAGVVTVSDMEQFLEHGGIINFVIENNRVRFDINKRMADRAGLKISSKLLVLAKSVMN
- a CDS encoding TonB-dependent receptor, translating into MPPLVKKTAITGWIRLFGLTAICSLLMATTSWAQTLRNDPRDLADLNLEDLMKIEVQAVYGASKFLQKVTEAPSSVTIITADEIQRYGYRTLADLLRSVAGFYVTYDRNYSYVGVRGFGRPGDYNSRILVLIDGHRINDNLYDSGFVATEFGVDVDLIERVEIIRGPSSSLYGTNAFFAVINVITKRAEQVRGLELSAERMSFDTYKGRISYGRQFNKGLDLLLSGSFYDAAGPRQLFFEEFADEATNHGIAQQLDDEQYGSFFANLRVKDVSVQGLFHSRKKGIPTASFGTVFNDPRMRTKDERNYVDVKYARQLGQHWSLSGRVYYDRYFYKGTYVYDYSEDERPFLVATRDYAHGQWWGVEAQASRLVLNKHRITGGFEYRDNFKQAQGVYDSDPFVEHSKIRSRSDIQAFFIQDEFTVGAKLRLNLGVRHDHYDTFGGTTNPRLALIYSPLKKTTFKALYGQAFRAPNVFEMFYQGAGNKANPHLRPEEINMTELVWEQYAGDHLRLSASGYYYTLSNLINQEVDPADGQIFYNNVDRVKAKGVELELETKLPIGLEGRVSYAVQQVRSQVTNDVLTNSPKHLGKLNLSAPLVRNKLLVGFEGQYMSRRRTVQGGEAKSFFISNLNLLAVRLAKRLDVSLGVYNLLNTRYGDPGSEEHRQNVIWQDGRTYRVKLTYRFSRD
- a CDS encoding MarR family transcriptional regulator, which codes for MSQTLEQQARALHQVVSELVKKYQFRDRNEICCHGVSVSQCYALEAIGERGRMTMGELAGQLHLTVSTMTRIVDQLVAKALVHRDVDAHDRRLCWVELTPAGRTLLGQIQGEILATEKEILRKIKPAERAALLSALRELCKAVDQWRQTKLAAGSTPTSLMKIRKKSK